A region from the Lentimonas sp. CC4 genome encodes:
- a CDS encoding PQQ-dependent sugar dehydrogenase translates to MLTSVYRGVACCLLPIALFGQNRIGTGEVQELFNQHCASCHGENLEGGQASSLLVGDWQQINEQLTFMDYVRNGNLEMGMPPFGLLLTDSQVRSLEIYIQEMRQKKDRAGQVLVPVAEGVYSAGGYRFEVETVVDGLALPWSVAFLPDGGLLITERAGALRVARAGVLSEPISGTPKVWSHGQGGLMEVALHPDYEDNGWIYLGIAASGGERDGKAQGMTKILRGRIRDGMWVDEQVIFEVPFEYHRSAGVHFGTRLVFKDGYLFFGIGDRGAMEMAQDLTRPNGKIHRVHDDGRIPSDNPFADSEGAYPSTWAYGNRNPQGLDLHPQTGALWESEHGPRGGDEINCIERGRNYGWPVITHGMNYNGKPISAMTAKEGMEQPAHYWTPSIAVCGIDFYEGDLFPNWKNDLFAGGLASQELHRLSIEGGEVVSDEIIINDLGRVRDVASGPDGALYVVLNGPDRIVRLVPVD, encoded by the coding sequence ATGTTAACAAGTGTTTATCGAGGAGTGGCTTGCTGCCTGTTGCCAATTGCGTTGTTTGGGCAAAATCGTATCGGCACGGGCGAGGTGCAGGAGTTGTTCAATCAACATTGTGCGAGCTGCCACGGTGAAAACTTGGAAGGAGGCCAAGCGAGCTCGTTACTTGTGGGGGATTGGCAGCAAATCAATGAACAATTAACGTTTATGGATTATGTGAGGAACGGCAATTTGGAGATGGGAATGCCTCCATTTGGCTTGTTGTTAACTGATTCGCAGGTGCGCTCATTGGAGATTTACATCCAGGAGATGCGTCAAAAGAAGGACCGAGCGGGACAGGTTTTGGTGCCGGTCGCTGAGGGTGTGTATTCTGCTGGCGGGTATCGGTTTGAAGTCGAGACGGTGGTCGACGGATTAGCGTTGCCGTGGTCGGTGGCGTTTTTGCCTGATGGTGGATTGTTAATCACAGAGCGTGCTGGAGCCTTGCGTGTGGCACGAGCGGGTGTGCTGTCTGAGCCGATCAGCGGCACGCCTAAGGTATGGTCGCACGGGCAGGGAGGGTTGATGGAGGTAGCGCTACATCCAGATTATGAGGATAATGGTTGGATCTACCTTGGGATAGCCGCGAGTGGCGGTGAGCGCGATGGTAAGGCGCAGGGAATGACAAAGATCCTACGCGGACGTATTCGTGACGGCATGTGGGTAGATGAGCAGGTGATTTTTGAGGTGCCGTTCGAATATCATCGTTCGGCTGGTGTGCATTTTGGGACACGTCTTGTTTTTAAAGATGGGTATTTGTTTTTTGGCATCGGCGACCGCGGTGCGATGGAAATGGCGCAGGATCTGACACGGCCGAATGGTAAGATTCATCGGGTGCATGATGATGGACGTATTCCGAGCGATAATCCATTTGCCGACAGTGAGGGTGCTTATCCGAGCACTTGGGCGTATGGGAACCGCAATCCGCAGGGACTCGATTTGCACCCGCAAACAGGTGCGCTGTGGGAGTCCGAGCATGGGCCGCGCGGTGGCGATGAGATCAACTGTATCGAGCGCGGGCGGAATTATGGCTGGCCGGTTATTACACATGGTATGAACTATAACGGGAAGCCGATCTCCGCGATGACCGCAAAGGAGGGGATGGAGCAACCGGCGCATTATTGGACACCGTCGATCGCAGTCTGCGGCATTGATTTTTACGAAGGCGATCTGTTTCCGAATTGGAAGAATGATCTATTTGCAGGCGGTCTGGCGTCTCAGGAGTTACATCGTCTGAGCATTGAGGGAGGTGAGGTCGTTTCAGATGAAATCATCATAAACGATCTAGGGCGTGTGCGCGATGTGGCGAGTGGCCCGGATGGGGCTTTATATGTCGTGCTGAATGGACCCGATCGTATCGTGCGGTTGGTGCCAGTTGATTGA
- a CDS encoding DUF4190 domain-containing protein, whose amino-acid sequence MKTNSNNSPSTSKLAVTCCSAAIISAGCFPYSFILSVIPIVIGHMALSGHKQNPDLNGRELALVGISVGYALLAIGIILHAGAYLLFNNVTIETVTN is encoded by the coding sequence ATGAAAACCAACTCCAACAACTCCCCAAGCACGTCAAAACTAGCAGTCACTTGTTGCAGTGCTGCGATCATCAGCGCGGGGTGCTTCCCCTATAGCTTCATCCTGAGTGTGATTCCTATAGTCATCGGCCATATGGCTTTATCAGGGCACAAACAAAATCCAGACTTGAATGGGCGAGAGCTGGCATTGGTTGGCATTAGCGTAGGCTATGCCCTATTAGCCATCGGTATCATTTTACATGCCGGAGCCTATTTGCTATTCAACAATGTCACGATTGAGACGGTTACTAATTGA
- a CDS encoding TlyA family RNA methyltransferase, which yields MSNAKKIRLDELLVAQGLADTRSRAKALILAGKVKLGTDRLDKPGRSLPADAPIEVESPPRFVSRGGEKLEGFLDQFNIDVTGLRHLDVGASTGGFTDCCLQRGTISATCVDVGRAQMHNKLIQDERVTNIEKTNARHLQPGDLPFDDYPLIVMDLSFISLTKVLPAVWQFLAPEGRLIALVKPQFEAEKHEVDAGRGIIRDASVQERILNSIQAFALEQLPGATLIGTMDSPIKGTDGNREFLLGLTRQ from the coding sequence ATGTCCAACGCTAAGAAAATCCGACTCGACGAATTACTTGTCGCCCAAGGTCTCGCCGACACACGTTCCCGCGCCAAAGCCCTCATTCTCGCAGGCAAGGTTAAGCTCGGCACCGATCGACTCGACAAGCCAGGCCGCAGCCTACCCGCGGATGCACCGATCGAAGTCGAATCGCCCCCGCGTTTCGTCAGCCGCGGCGGTGAAAAGCTCGAAGGCTTTTTGGATCAATTCAATATCGATGTCACTGGCCTACGTCACCTCGACGTCGGTGCCTCCACCGGCGGCTTTACCGATTGCTGCCTACAACGTGGCACGATCAGCGCGACCTGCGTCGACGTAGGCCGCGCGCAAATGCACAACAAACTCATCCAAGACGAGCGTGTGACCAATATAGAGAAGACCAACGCACGCCATCTGCAACCCGGTGACCTGCCCTTCGATGACTATCCGCTCATCGTCATGGATCTCTCCTTCATTTCGCTCACCAAAGTGCTCCCCGCAGTCTGGCAATTCTTGGCACCCGAGGGTCGACTCATCGCATTAGTTAAGCCCCAATTCGAAGCTGAAAAGCACGAAGTCGACGCTGGTCGCGGCATCATTCGCGACGCATCAGTCCAAGAGCGGATCCTCAACAGCATCCAAGCCTTCGCCCTAGAGCAGCTCCCCGGAGCAACGCTCATCGGCACGATGGATTCGCCGATCAAAGGCACCGATGGCAACCGTGAGTTCCTGCTCGGACTCACACGGCAGTAA
- a CDS encoding mechanosensitive ion channel domain-containing protein has translation MNFIEYWHTLLLQDGSLQLHDSWQLVSMIVLFALCARTIGRRANTLITSQSNPLHWIKRNLCFLVFWLVITCATVVCSSLQIETPAFHFFTILGSVWIIIGLLTSFIPVQFWAKSIASIGYLMTACFFLSQIDGDAHLLQDLHFTVGSIDVSAWGIITGVIAFAFTLWVSLAMASLIETQLQRVPRLSPSLQVLIAKIVRIAFIVGASAVAMSSMGINLSAFAVLGGAVGLGLGFGLQKVVSNFISGILLLIDNSIKPGDVIEIDGTYGWINNLRARYASVITRDGTEHLIPNEDLITQRVINWSFTNNLVRIRVPIGVSYNSDPHQCVKLVIDAASTVDRVLADPPANCHVIGFGDNSIDLELRCWISDPANGVANVKSQVLLNIWDSFKANNIEIPFPQRDLHIRSSDVPLTATEQTTSEQS, from the coding sequence ATGAACTTTATCGAATACTGGCATACGCTGCTCCTCCAAGATGGCAGCCTGCAGCTACATGACTCTTGGCAACTCGTCAGTATGATCGTGCTCTTTGCGCTTTGCGCTAGAACGATCGGGCGTAGAGCCAATACACTCATCACTTCGCAAAGTAACCCCCTGCATTGGATCAAGCGTAACCTATGCTTTCTTGTATTCTGGTTAGTCATCACATGCGCCACCGTGGTTTGCTCCTCACTGCAAATCGAAACCCCGGCATTTCATTTCTTTACGATTCTAGGCTCCGTATGGATCATTATCGGTCTGCTCACTAGCTTCATTCCTGTTCAATTCTGGGCAAAATCGATAGCATCGATCGGCTACTTAATGACTGCTTGCTTCTTTTTATCTCAAATTGATGGCGACGCACATCTACTCCAAGACCTGCATTTTACAGTCGGCTCCATTGATGTCTCAGCGTGGGGCATCATCACAGGGGTCATCGCCTTTGCATTCACCCTATGGGTCAGCCTCGCGATGGCGAGTTTGATTGAGACTCAGCTACAACGTGTGCCAAGGCTCAGCCCTTCTTTGCAAGTGCTGATCGCAAAGATCGTTCGTATCGCATTCATCGTCGGCGCCTCTGCAGTTGCAATGAGCTCCATGGGCATCAACCTATCAGCCTTCGCCGTGCTGGGTGGTGCTGTTGGCTTAGGTCTTGGTTTTGGTCTCCAAAAAGTCGTCTCCAACTTCATTAGCGGCATCCTCCTGTTGATCGATAATTCAATCAAACCGGGCGACGTCATTGAAATCGACGGCACCTATGGTTGGATCAATAACCTGCGCGCACGCTACGCCTCCGTCATCACCCGCGACGGCACGGAGCATCTGATCCCCAACGAAGATTTAATTACGCAGCGGGTCATCAACTGGAGCTTCACCAATAACCTAGTGCGCATACGAGTGCCCATCGGCGTCTCTTATAATTCAGACCCGCACCAATGCGTAAAACTCGTCATTGACGCAGCCAGCACCGTCGACCGTGTGTTGGCAGACCCCCCAGCGAATTGCCACGTAATCGGCTTCGGCGATAACTCCATTGACCTCGAGCTACGCTGCTGGATCTCAGATCCCGCCAATGGCGTCGCTAATGTAAAGAGCCAAGTCCTTCTCAATATATGGGATAGCTTTAAAGCCAATAATATCGAGATTCCGTTCCCACAACGCGACCTACACATTCGCTCCAGCGATGTGCCACTTACAGCCACTGAGCAAACCACTAGCGAACAAAGCTAG